A stretch of DNA from Mycolicibacterium celeriflavum:
AGAGGGCCAACAGGTCAAGCGCACCGGCGAGGTCCTCTCGGTGCCGGTGGGCGACGGCTTCCTCGGCCGCGTGGTCAATCCGCTGGGCCAGCCGATCGACGGCCGGGGTGAGGTCGAGACCACCGAACGCCGTGCCCTCGAACTCCAGGCGCCCTCTGTCGTGCAGCGCCAAGGCGTCAGTGAGCCGTTGCAGACCGGCATCAAGGCCATCGACTCGCAGACCCCCATCGGTCGCGGCCAGCGTCAGCTGATCATCGGCGACCGCAAGACCGGTAAGACCGCGGTATGTGTGGACACCATCCTCAACCAGCGGCAGAACTGGGAGACCGGCGACCCCGACCTGCAGGTCCGCTGCGTGTACGTGGCGATCGGGCAGAAGGGCACCACGATCGCCAGCGTGCGCCAGACCCTCGAAGAGGGTGGTGCGATGGACTACACCACGATCGTCGCCGCGCCGGCATCCGACTCCGCCGGCTTCAAATGGCTTGCGCCGTACACCGGTTCGTCGATCGCCCAGCACTGGATGTACGACGGCAAGCACGTGCTGATCGTTTTCGACGACCTGACCAAGCAGGCCGAGGCCTACCGTGCCATCTCGCTGCTGCTGCGCCGGCCGCCCGGTCGCGAGGCCTACCCCGGTGACGTGTTCTATCTGCACTCGCGGTTGCTGGAGCGGTGCGCGAAGCTGTCCGACGAGCTTGGCGGTGGCTCACTGACCGGTCTGCCGATCATCGAGACCAAGGCCAACGACATTTCGGCCTACATCCCGACCAACGTCATCTCGATCACCGACGGCCAGTGCTTCTTGGAGACCGACCTGTTCAACCAGGGTGTGCGACCGGCGATCAACGTCGGCGTCTCGGTGTCGCGTGTCGGTGGCGCCGCACAGATCAAGGCGATGAAAGAGGTAGCAGGAAGTCTCCGTCTCGATCTCTCGCAGTACCGTGAACTCGAATCGTTCGCGGCGTTTGCCTCTGATCTCGACGAAACGTCGAAGGCGCAGCTGGACCGCGGCGCCCGGCTCGTCGAGTTGCTCAAGCAGCCGCAGAACAGCCCGATGCCGGTCGAGGAACAGGTCGTCGCGATCTT
This window harbors:
- the atpA gene encoding F0F1 ATP synthase subunit alpha, which encodes MAELTISADEIQGAIEEYVAGFEADTEREEIGTVIDAGDGIAHVEGLPSVMTQELLEFPGGVLGVALNLDEHSIGAVILGDFEKIEEGQQVKRTGEVLSVPVGDGFLGRVVNPLGQPIDGRGEVETTERRALELQAPSVVQRQGVSEPLQTGIKAIDSQTPIGRGQRQLIIGDRKTGKTAVCVDTILNQRQNWETGDPDLQVRCVYVAIGQKGTTIASVRQTLEEGGAMDYTTIVAAPASDSAGFKWLAPYTGSSIAQHWMYDGKHVLIVFDDLTKQAEAYRAISLLLRRPPGREAYPGDVFYLHSRLLERCAKLSDELGGGSLTGLPIIETKANDISAYIPTNVISITDGQCFLETDLFNQGVRPAINVGVSVSRVGGAAQIKAMKEVAGSLRLDLSQYRELESFAAFASDLDETSKAQLDRGARLVELLKQPQNSPMPVEEQVVAIFLGTRGHLDSVPVEDVQKFEREFLEHVKGSQEGILKEIRESKKLSEELEEKLEKVVNDFKKGFDTTDGSSVVPDEHVDAMDEEDVEKESVKVRKPAPKKK